Proteins encoded together in one uncultured Desulfosarcina sp. window:
- a CDS encoding CDP-alcohol phosphatidyltransferase family protein, with the protein MTEKTQLPAKLAALLVYSRPVLVFGGMICALAVMWGRNPVIYTVGVSFLVLSMVFDLVDGWFSARFRPNAPLAPLADRLMDKLVYSIIFPVISAGMMWRLLVAHTDPTHGQLLHAIFVLVLCVTVLVRDSFASFMRGFAIRQGTEPENSEYNRMRTIVAAPVSALLYAYAFYIPEGPESWIYFRYSYLGNVSLRVLLFVEILFFVINLGSIAGYCRKYGTICLDELCFGDQVLRRKILSVFPNALTVMNAFMGLIAVFFAYQGRIRESYLMLIGAATFDKLDGALARRLGLTEPLPDEIQEKKVSMGSILDDVADAISFCIVPAWIFYIALSQFGGGHFDHLPIGWIAVFYTVMGAARLAYFTLDKTPIPGFFKGLPTPAAAMLVMSPLVIFDQALALSSQRFLFWGFFATGTMIFAGVIMNVYPIHYLHMGRTMSRHPWFGRINLLLVTVSMFTPFFGQICLGYMILYLLSPFYTWRIDPKDAARESRRDSMAES; encoded by the coding sequence ATGACCGAAAAAACGCAGTTGCCGGCCAAGTTGGCGGCCCTTCTGGTATACAGCCGACCCGTTCTGGTGTTCGGGGGGATGATCTGCGCCCTGGCGGTGATGTGGGGCCGCAACCCCGTCATCTACACGGTCGGCGTATCCTTTCTGGTTCTCTCCATGGTGTTCGACCTCGTGGACGGCTGGTTCTCGGCCCGCTTCCGTCCCAACGCTCCGCTGGCGCCCCTGGCGGACCGTCTCATGGACAAACTGGTTTATTCCATCATTTTTCCGGTTATCTCCGCGGGCATGATGTGGCGCCTGCTGGTCGCGCATACCGATCCCACCCACGGCCAGCTGCTGCACGCGATTTTTGTGCTGGTATTGTGCGTGACGGTGCTGGTGCGGGACAGCTTCGCTTCATTCATGCGCGGATTTGCCATCCGCCAGGGGACCGAACCGGAAAACAGCGAATACAACCGCATGCGGACCATCGTGGCCGCGCCGGTCAGCGCCCTTTTGTATGCCTATGCCTTTTATATTCCCGAAGGTCCGGAATCGTGGATTTACTTCCGGTACTCTTACCTGGGCAACGTTTCCCTGCGGGTTCTTCTTTTTGTGGAGATCCTGTTTTTTGTCATCAATCTGGGATCCATCGCCGGCTATTGCAGAAAATACGGCACCATCTGCCTGGACGAGCTGTGCTTTGGAGACCAGGTCCTGAGGCGCAAAATCCTTTCGGTGTTTCCCAACGCCCTGACGGTGATGAACGCCTTCATGGGCTTGATCGCCGTGTTTTTTGCCTACCAGGGCCGTATCCGCGAATCCTACCTGATGCTGATCGGGGCGGCGACCTTCGACAAACTCGATGGCGCCCTGGCCCGCCGCCTGGGGCTGACGGAACCGCTGCCCGACGAAATCCAGGAAAAGAAAGTCAGCATGGGCAGCATCCTGGACGATGTAGCCGATGCCATCAGCTTCTGCATCGTGCCGGCCTGGATTTTCTACATTGCCCTGAGCCAATTCGGCGGGGGCCACTTCGACCATCTGCCCATCGGCTGGATCGCGGTTTTCTATACGGTGATGGGCGCAGCCCGGCTGGCTTACTTTACCCTGGACAAGACCCCGATTCCCGGCTTTTTCAAGGGCCTGCCCACCCCGGCAGCGGCCATGCTGGTCATGTCGCCCCTGGTGATTTTCGACCAGGCGCTGGCGCTTTCCTCCCAGCGCTTTCTTTTCTGGGGGTTCTTTGCCACCGGGACCATGATTTTTGCCGGCGTTATCATGAATGTCTACCCCATCCACTATCTTCACATGGGCCGGACAATGAGTCGCCACCCCTGGTTCGGGCGCATCAATTTGCTTCTAGTAACCGTAAGTATGTTTACTCCGTTCTTCGGACAGATTTGTCTGGGGTATATGATTCTCTACCTGCTTTCCCCGTTTTACACCTGGCGCATCGACCCGAAGGATGCCGCCCGGGAAAGCCGCCGGGACTCTATGGCGGAAAGCTGA
- a CDS encoding transglycosylase SLT domain-containing protein, which produces MSHRRFAISFFIVLALFSLFAGPVRADNEKFPVYPVIEPNVAFWTQIYACYSTTQAVVHDSLHLDIVYEVIDLKPMDEAGARKINRKRMKQASQRIADILKRLAADPRAADADCRRVAALFGSKADAGTFARARRRVRCQIGQMDRFQAGVIRSGAYLDQMQAILRSNGVPEDLAYLPHVESSFNAHAYSKFGAAGMWQFTRSTGKRFLTVDYVLDERRDPIAATRAAALLLRENYEKLGNWPLAITAYNHGAAGMQRARANHAGYPEIFTSYKGRTFKFASRNFYSEFLAARQVASNYRRYFGEMVLAPPRSARPVKITGFAAFDDLCRHFKVSPEVARSMNPALRPPVFSGQKYVPEGYVFNLPANSPPGVAMLAKAPADLFKTAQKPSQFYTVCRGDTAGKIARMHRVKLNDLILANGLDRRATVYVRQRLRIPQKGESVVRVAEKRAVDPMDSKTQPASAAKIETVAALLPNVPVESAERRYRRPEPAPADLLAMAEEINENASREASVQESPVNPGIALIDMGFDRIDHSDRQPVGIIRVEVEETLGHYAEWAGVRASSIRRLNGLSYGRPLQLNQQVKIPLNNVTEDDFETRRYEFHKRLQEDFFAAYRIGELQRYQVRPGDSYWTLCREKFDLPLWLLKQYNTDINLAALKVHQSLTIPSVESVAANDPDLMETASAAPDA; this is translated from the coding sequence ATGTCGCACAGACGGTTCGCAATTTCGTTTTTTATCGTATTGGCCCTGTTCAGCCTGTTTGCCGGGCCTGTCCGGGCCGACAACGAAAAGTTCCCCGTTTACCCGGTCATCGAACCCAATGTCGCCTTCTGGACCCAGATCTATGCTTGCTATTCCACCACCCAGGCCGTGGTGCACGACAGCCTTCATCTCGATATCGTTTACGAGGTGATCGACCTCAAACCCATGGACGAAGCGGGCGCCCGCAAGATCAACCGAAAACGCATGAAACAGGCCAGCCAGCGGATCGCCGATATCCTGAAACGGCTGGCCGCCGATCCCCGGGCCGCCGATGCCGACTGCCGGCGGGTGGCGGCCCTGTTCGGTTCCAAAGCGGATGCCGGCACGTTCGCCCGGGCGCGCCGCCGGGTGCGCTGCCAGATCGGTCAAATGGACCGCTTTCAGGCCGGTGTGATTCGTTCCGGGGCCTACCTGGATCAAATGCAGGCCATTTTGCGATCCAATGGCGTGCCTGAAGATCTGGCCTATCTGCCCCATGTGGAGTCCTCGTTCAACGCCCATGCCTACAGCAAGTTCGGCGCTGCCGGCATGTGGCAGTTCACCCGCTCCACGGGCAAGCGTTTTCTGACCGTCGACTACGTGCTGGACGAACGACGCGACCCCATTGCCGCCACCCGCGCGGCGGCGCTCCTGCTCCGGGAAAATTACGAAAAGCTGGGCAACTGGCCCCTTGCCATTACCGCATACAACCACGGTGCCGCCGGCATGCAGCGCGCCAGGGCAAACCACGCCGGCTACCCGGAAATCTTTACGTCCTACAAGGGGCGCACCTTCAAGTTCGCTTCCCGCAATTTTTATTCGGAGTTCCTGGCGGCCAGACAGGTGGCCTCCAATTACCGCCGTTACTTCGGGGAGATGGTTTTAGCCCCTCCCCGGTCAGCCCGGCCGGTAAAGATAACCGGGTTTGCCGCCTTCGACGATCTATGCCGTCATTTCAAGGTTTCTCCCGAGGTGGCCCGCAGTATGAACCCGGCCTTGCGACCGCCGGTGTTCAGCGGTCAGAAATACGTGCCTGAAGGCTATGTTTTCAACCTTCCTGCTAATTCTCCACCGGGCGTTGCCATGCTTGCCAAAGCGCCTGCCGACCTGTTCAAGACCGCCCAGAAGCCCAGCCAATTCTATACCGTTTGTCGGGGGGACACGGCCGGTAAAATCGCCCGCATGCATCGGGTGAAGCTCAACGACCTGATTCTGGCCAACGGACTGGATCGGCGGGCGACCGTCTATGTCCGCCAGCGCCTGCGTATTCCCCAGAAGGGCGAATCGGTGGTACGCGTTGCTGAAAAACGGGCCGTCGATCCAATGGATTCAAAGACGCAGCCAGCCTCCGCGGCCAAGATCGAGACCGTGGCGGCCCTGCTGCCCAATGTTCCCGTGGAAAGCGCCGAGCGCCGATATCGACGCCCGGAACCGGCCCCGGCCGACCTGCTGGCCATGGCTGAAGAGATCAACGAAAATGCGAGCCGGGAGGCGAGCGTTCAGGAATCGCCGGTAAATCCGGGCATCGCCCTGATCGACATGGGCTTTGATCGCATTGACCACAGCGACCGGCAACCGGTGGGGATCATCCGGGTCGAGGTGGAGGAGACGCTCGGCCACTATGCCGAATGGGCCGGGGTGCGCGCTTCTTCCATCCGTCGCCTCAACGGCCTTTCTTACGGTCGGCCCCTGCAGCTCAACCAGCAGGTCAAAATCCCCCTTAACAACGTAACCGAGGACGATTTCGAAACCCGCCGCTACGAGTTCCACAAACGCCTCCAGGAGGATTTTTTCGCCGCCTATCGTATCGGCGAACTGCAACGATACCAGGTGCGTCCGGGCGACAGCTATTGGACCCTCTGCCGGGAAAAGTTCGATCTGCCCCTGTGGCTGCTCAAACAGTACAATACAGACATCAACCTGGCCGCCCTCAAGGTGCACCAGTCCCTCACCATCCCATCCGTAGAAAGCGTCGCGGCCAACGATCCCGATCTGATGGAAACTGCATCCGCAGCACCCGATGCATGA
- a CDS encoding phytochelatin synthase family protein, with protein MSLLRNLIRPYFYTRYGFHRLTGTGAFRNGHVSYVRTAPRPQWNPLKQALWNAHVKQLMESSCSVAAVVTCINAIGATQNGNSGTASQTDILDRVTTGHWKQRMSGSGYRGRRGLPLQVLGRVIEESLKVYGIKFQAVEVVHTPKNIPRQSSVRTTLKKRLHDFDRFGNGLIVAHFDQGSLVPTLNIPHISPVGAYDSAAGRVTMLDVDPEQKNPYAVDFDTFYQGLSCDYHHVLEAYGYGSGGYVYIKLR; from the coding sequence ATGAGTCTGCTGCGCAACCTAATTCGGCCGTACTTTTACACCCGCTATGGCTTTCATCGCCTGACCGGGACCGGCGCGTTCAGAAACGGCCACGTCAGCTATGTGCGGACGGCCCCCCGGCCCCAATGGAATCCGCTCAAACAGGCCCTCTGGAACGCCCATGTCAAGCAGCTTATGGAATCGTCGTGTTCCGTCGCCGCAGTGGTAACGTGTATCAACGCCATCGGCGCCACGCAAAACGGCAATTCCGGAACCGCCAGCCAGACGGATATTCTCGACCGCGTGACCACCGGGCACTGGAAACAGCGCATGAGCGGCAGTGGATACCGGGGACGCCGCGGCCTGCCACTGCAGGTGCTGGGGCGGGTGATCGAAGAGAGCCTGAAGGTATATGGAATCAAATTTCAGGCCGTCGAGGTTGTCCATACACCAAAAAACATTCCCCGGCAGTCATCGGTTCGGACGACGCTGAAAAAACGGCTGCACGATTTCGATCGCTTCGGCAACGGCCTGATCGTCGCCCACTTTGACCAGGGCAGCCTGGTGCCCACGCTGAACATTCCCCATATATCGCCCGTGGGCGCCTACGATTCGGCTGCCGGCCGGGTCACCATGCTGGATGTGGACCCCGAGCAAAAAAATCCCTACGCGGTGGATTTCGACACCTTCTACCAGGGACTCTCCTGCGATTACCACCATGTGCTCGAAGCCTACGGGTATGGCAGCGGCGGGTATGTTTACATAAAACTGCGCTGA
- a CDS encoding MBL fold metallo-hydrolase, translated as MSRRRFMARLATGFKMALAGQLLPRTVLAAAQPEASALHYRPLNGNNLREMARRKMHHGKGIFLNPMGIARDKRFWQVLSWKLFHKNAYGAFLDDQPTTPVTIDWQPVKSHRGVSVTFIKHSTLLIKDLDKVLLIDPVFGDIFWFIRDYSPLAFDLADMPQPDHVLITHGHYDHLDKPSLAALNPGTHVISPLGYDREFDSVGIRHRTQLDWYARYTDGRREITCLPANHWTMRNPIVGPNRSLWGGYLIRTAGGPTIYISGDSAYFDGFEQLGRETDIDLAIFNVGAYAPRWFMAPSHMNPAECVRAFKEIGARKLMIVHWGTFQLGDEPVHFPPGDMKKALEEEGLLSRWIPLGLGESYFF; from the coding sequence ATGTCGAGAAGACGCTTCATGGCCAGACTGGCAACGGGTTTCAAGATGGCCCTGGCCGGCCAGCTTTTGCCCCGTACGGTTCTTGCTGCCGCCCAACCCGAGGCTTCGGCGCTCCACTACCGCCCCCTGAACGGGAACAACCTGCGGGAGATGGCCCGGCGGAAGATGCACCACGGGAAAGGAATCTTTTTGAATCCCATGGGCATTGCAAGGGATAAGCGTTTCTGGCAGGTGCTATCCTGGAAGCTCTTCCACAAAAACGCCTATGGCGCTTTCCTGGACGACCAGCCGACCACCCCCGTAACCATCGATTGGCAGCCGGTAAAAAGCCATCGGGGGGTGTCCGTAACTTTTATTAAACACTCAACCCTGCTGATCAAGGATTTAGACAAGGTTCTGCTGATCGATCCGGTTTTCGGAGACATCTTCTGGTTCATCAGGGACTATTCCCCGTTGGCATTCGACTTGGCGGACATGCCGCAGCCGGACCACGTACTGATCACCCACGGCCATTACGACCACCTGGACAAACCGTCCCTGGCCGCCCTTAATCCGGGAACCCATGTGATCAGCCCGTTGGGGTATGACCGCGAATTCGACTCCGTGGGCATTCGCCATCGCACTCAGTTGGACTGGTATGCCCGCTATACCGACGGCCGACGGGAGATCACCTGCCTGCCCGCCAACCACTGGACCATGCGCAACCCCATCGTGGGCCCGAACCGGTCCCTGTGGGGCGGTTACCTGATCAGGACCGCCGGCGGCCCGACGATCTATATTTCCGGAGACAGCGCCTATTTCGATGGATTCGAACAACTGGGCCGCGAAACCGACATCGACCTGGCCATTTTCAACGTGGGCGCCTATGCGCCGCGCTGGTTCATGGCCCCCAGCCACATGAACCCGGCCGAATGCGTCCGCGCCTTTAAGGAAATCGGCGCCCGCAAGCTGATGATCGTCCATTGGGGAACCTTCCAGTTGGGCGACGAACCGGTGCATTTCCCCCCCGGGGATATGAAAAAAGCCCTGGAAGAAGAGGGCCTGCTTTCGCGCTGGATCCCTTTGGGGTTGGGCGAAAGTTATTTCTTTTAA
- a CDS encoding DUF1566 domain-containing protein, whose product MVRTAVMTVIGLAAWLALAVGGVALAEDRFTDNKDGTVTDHQLGVMWAKSDNQGDIDWRQARQWIQFTFPYTISKTYDNWRMPTLKELASLYQADKQAGYETDCGQWVQITPLIRLSCGWVWSSDTSAIQAAIFNFHRGYHYSDRMAHKKGYRVLAVRDLQ is encoded by the coding sequence ATGGTTAGAACTGCCGTAATGACAGTGATTGGCCTGGCGGCCTGGCTGGCACTGGCTGTCGGTGGAGTCGCCCTGGCCGAGGACCGGTTTACCGACAACAAAGACGGCACCGTCACGGACCACCAGTTGGGTGTCATGTGGGCCAAAAGCGACAATCAGGGCGACATCGACTGGAGACAAGCGCGCCAGTGGATCCAGTTTACCTTCCCCTACACCATTTCAAAGACTTACGACAACTGGCGGATGCCGACCTTGAAGGAACTGGCCAGCCTCTATCAGGCCGACAAGCAGGCCGGCTACGAGACCGACTGCGGGCAGTGGGTTCAAATAACCCCTCTGATCCGGCTTTCCTGCGGCTGGGTGTGGTCTTCGGACACGTCGGCCATCCAGGCAGCCATTTTCAATTTTCATCGCGGCTACCATTACAGCGACCGCATGGCTCACAAGAAGGGCTACCGCGTCCTGGCCGTGCGCGACCTCCAGTGA
- a CDS encoding universal stress protein, translating into MKSVKKVLVALAFSEYAKGTFNFAAQFAQCTDAELIVASVINSRDVESVQTISAMGYEVDGSHYIQNIKDERRRTLDTFIAESGYPPEKIRCLFFVGNPIEELLKAILDQDIDVVVMGPKGRTDLEHILVGSVAEKIFRRSPATIISYREEKVAERLRRRIERRLKG; encoded by the coding sequence ATGAAATCGGTTAAAAAAGTACTCGTAGCGCTGGCTTTTTCGGAATACGCCAAGGGGACCTTCAATTTCGCGGCCCAATTCGCGCAATGCACCGATGCCGAACTGATCGTAGCCAGCGTGATCAATTCCCGCGATGTGGAGTCGGTCCAGACCATTTCGGCCATGGGCTACGAAGTGGACGGCAGCCATTACATTCAGAACATCAAGGACGAACGGCGCCGCACCCTGGATACATTCATTGCCGAAAGCGGCTATCCGCCGGAGAAAATCCGCTGCCTCTTTTTCGTCGGCAATCCCATCGAGGAACTGCTCAAGGCGATCCTGGATCAGGATATCGACGTGGTGGTAATGGGACCCAAGGGCCGCACCGATCTCGAACACATTCTGGTGGGCTCCGTTGCCGAGAAGATCTTTCGGCGCTCTCCGGCGACGATCATCTCCTACCGGGAAGAGAAGGTCGCCGAGCGGCTGAGAAGACGAATTGAAAGACGCCTTAAAGGATGA
- a CDS encoding TRAP transporter permease yields MSNTNIDERDEGLELAKRMAEEEEGVGRRPKGLSKWVIPTICVAWSLFQLSIASWLLLDSTYIRAIHLGFALLVVYLNYPMLKHPFLGLKFLSAKNRIPIIDAVVALVACFAALYIAIDYESMTLRYGNAIGRDIFIGLTLVVLLLEASRRVIGPALPVIAGAFILYAFAGPYMPDLIAFKGTSMNRFVGQMTMSTEGIYGIPLDVSATIVFLFVLFGAMLDKAGAGQYFIRLALSLLGGFKGGPAKAAVMGSGLTGLVSGSSIANIVTTGTFTIPLMKKVGYPAKKAAAVEVAASTDGQLAPPIMGAAAFIIAEYVNVPYVEVIKAAAVPAFASYAALFYITHIEASKLGLQGMPRSELPPFFKTFVGGLQYVIPIMMLLYELIVVRHSPELAAFNAIWLMAIVMLLQRPIQAHLRKEPIGPAIRLAITEIFSALAAGSRNMVSVALATAAAGIIVGVVALGLGQLITAIIDTLSGGNIFLMLVITAVASLIIGMGLPTTATYIVMASLTAPAIVEIGGFNDFIVPLMAAHLFCFYFGILADDTPPVGLAAYAAAAIAKSPPIPTGIQGFMYDIRTAILPFMFIFNADLILHNVYSWSQGFLIFIMACLGNFAFASATQGFFIARNKIWEIPIFLSVTLSLMRPDLIASWLGIPQDQRYWTYLIGLGIFGLLYLMQRPRMPKPEAVSAAA; encoded by the coding sequence ATGAGCAATACGAATATCGACGAACGGGACGAAGGATTGGAACTGGCCAAACGCATGGCCGAGGAGGAAGAGGGGGTCGGCAGACGGCCCAAGGGGCTGTCCAAATGGGTGATTCCCACCATCTGTGTGGCCTGGAGCCTGTTCCAGCTCTCTATCGCCAGTTGGCTGTTGCTCGATTCCACCTATATCCGAGCGATTCATCTGGGTTTTGCCCTGCTGGTGGTCTATCTCAACTATCCGATGCTCAAACATCCCTTCCTGGGACTTAAATTTTTATCGGCCAAGAACAGAATTCCCATCATCGATGCCGTGGTCGCTCTGGTTGCCTGTTTCGCAGCCCTGTACATCGCCATCGACTACGAAAGCATGACCCTGCGATACGGCAATGCCATCGGTCGCGACATCTTCATCGGTCTGACGCTGGTGGTCCTGCTGCTGGAGGCCTCCCGCCGGGTGATCGGACCGGCCCTGCCGGTAATCGCCGGTGCTTTTATTCTTTACGCCTTTGCCGGCCCCTACATGCCGGACCTGATTGCCTTCAAGGGGACGTCCATGAACCGCTTCGTGGGCCAGATGACCATGTCCACCGAAGGCATTTACGGCATCCCCCTGGATGTGTCCGCCACCATTGTTTTTCTCTTCGTGCTTTTCGGCGCCATGCTCGACAAGGCCGGGGCGGGCCAGTATTTTATCCGGCTGGCCCTGAGTCTGCTGGGCGGCTTTAAAGGCGGTCCGGCCAAGGCGGCCGTCATGGGCAGCGGGCTTACCGGACTGGTCTCCGGATCGAGCATCGCCAACATCGTCACCACCGGGACTTTTACGATCCCCCTGATGAAAAAAGTGGGCTATCCGGCCAAAAAGGCGGCGGCCGTGGAAGTGGCCGCCAGCACGGACGGCCAGCTGGCGCCGCCCATCATGGGCGCGGCGGCCTTCATCATCGCCGAATATGTCAACGTCCCCTACGTCGAGGTGATCAAGGCGGCGGCCGTGCCGGCCTTTGCCTCCTATGCGGCCCTGTTTTACATCACCCACATCGAGGCCTCCAAGCTGGGGCTGCAGGGCATGCCCCGCTCCGAACTGCCTCCCTTCTTCAAGACCTTTGTGGGCGGTTTGCAATACGTCATTCCGATCATGATGCTGCTTTACGAACTGATCGTGGTGCGGCATTCGCCGGAACTGGCTGCCTTTAACGCCATCTGGCTCATGGCCATCGTCATGCTTCTGCAGCGGCCCATCCAGGCTCATCTGCGCAAAGAGCCCATCGGTCCGGCCATCCGGCTGGCCATTACGGAGATTTTTTCGGCCCTGGCCGCCGGTTCCCGCAACATGGTGTCCGTGGCCCTGGCCACGGCGGCGGCCGGTATCATCGTGGGCGTGGTTGCGTTGGGCTTGGGCCAGTTGATTACCGCCATCATCGATACGCTTTCCGGCGGCAACATCTTTCTGATGCTCGTTATCACGGCCGTGGCCAGCCTGATTATCGGCATGGGGCTGCCCACCACGGCCACCTATATCGTCATGGCCTCCCTGACCGCCCCGGCCATTGTCGAGATCGGCGGATTCAACGACTTTATCGTACCGCTGATGGCGGCCCACCTGTTCTGCTTCTACTTCGGCATCCTGGCCGACGATACGCCGCCGGTGGGGCTGGCCGCCTACGCGGCGGCCGCCATCGCCAAGTCGCCGCCCATACCCACCGGCATCCAGGGGTTCATGTACGACATCCGGACCGCCATTTTACCGTTCATGTTCATTTTCAATGCCGACCTGATTCTGCACAACGTCTATTCGTGGTCCCAGGGGTTTCTGATTTTCATCATGGCCTGCCTGGGCAATTTCGCCTTTGCCTCGGCCACCCAGGGGTTTTTCATCGCGCGCAACAAAATCTGGGAAATACCGATTTTCCTGTCCGTGACCCTGAGCCTGATGCGCCCGGACCTGATCGCCTCCTGGCTCGGGATTCCCCAGGATCAACGCTACTGGACCTACCTGATCGGGCTGGGGATTTTCGGTTTGCTCTACCTGATGCAGCGCCCGCGGATGCCCAAGCCCGAAGCGGTTTCGGCAGCGGCCTGA
- a CDS encoding TAXI family TRAP transporter solute-binding subunit → MKKLSFLVLFVALTFVFGTAPADVQAKTTFVTIGTGGITGVYYPTGGAIAKMVNEKRKEYGIRATVESTGGSAFNINAIMAGDLEFGVAQSDRQYQAYNGTPGSEWDGKPQKDLRAVFSIHAETVDLIAAVDSGINTFQDLKGKRVNIGNPGSGFRQNAIDALEANGLDYEKDFHAESLKAPEAPSLIQDGRIDAAFYTVGHPSGYYKEATAGARKVKFIAIPNADKIVAKYPYYAAAKTLMSNYPGAANTEEAVETFGVKATFVTSAKVPDNVVYAIVKEVFDNFDKFVKLHPAYAGLTKEAMLTGLSAPIHPGAMKYYKEAGLK, encoded by the coding sequence ATGAAGAAATTATCTTTTCTGGTACTTTTCGTTGCACTGACCTTTGTTTTTGGAACCGCTCCGGCTGACGTTCAGGCCAAAACCACCTTCGTTACCATCGGCACCGGCGGCATCACCGGCGTCTATTATCCCACCGGCGGCGCCATTGCCAAGATGGTCAATGAAAAACGCAAGGAGTACGGCATCCGTGCCACCGTTGAATCCACTGGCGGTTCGGCATTCAACATCAACGCCATCATGGCCGGCGACCTCGAATTCGGCGTGGCCCAGTCCGACCGCCAGTATCAGGCGTATAATGGCACCCCGGGCTCAGAATGGGACGGCAAGCCCCAGAAAGACCTGCGGGCCGTATTCTCGATTCATGCCGAAACCGTGGACCTGATCGCCGCCGTCGATTCGGGCATCAACACCTTCCAGGATCTTAAGGGCAAACGCGTCAACATCGGGAATCCGGGCTCCGGCTTCCGTCAGAATGCCATCGACGCCCTGGAGGCCAATGGTCTGGACTACGAAAAAGATTTCCACGCCGAAAGCCTGAAGGCCCCGGAAGCGCCCAGTCTCATCCAGGACGGCCGCATCGACGCCGCCTTCTACACCGTGGGCCATCCCAGCGGATACTACAAGGAAGCCACCGCCGGCGCCCGCAAGGTCAAGTTCATCGCCATTCCCAATGCGGACAAAATTGTCGCCAAATATCCCTACTACGCAGCCGCCAAGACCCTGATGTCCAACTATCCGGGCGCCGCCAACACCGAAGAGGCGGTCGAGACCTTCGGCGTCAAGGCCACCTTCGTCACCTCCGCCAAGGTGCCCGACAATGTTGTCTACGCCATCGTCAAGGAAGTGTTCGACAACTTCGACAAGTTCGTCAAACTCCACCCGGCCTATGCCGGTCTGACCAAAGAGGCCATGCTGACCGGTCTTTCCGCGCCGATTCATCCTGGCGCCATGAAGTACTATAAAGAGGCCGGTTTAAAATAG